From Solibaculum mannosilyticum:
AACAATCCAACAGAAAATTCCGACCAACTGTAACAGATCATGTAGTCCCGATGGTAACTGTTGACCGCAACCGGATCCCCTTGCAAAAAACGATACGCGTCACAGTCCAATTTATCCGGATCGATGGCCAAACTATTGCGGCTGCGGATCAGGATATCTCCTACCCCGGCATCCCCCAAGGTCTTTCGCAAATCAGACACCAACGACCGAAAATATCCGCTTTGATTTTCATCGTATGCATCGTCTTCAAAGAGAATCCCGCAGGCCTCCCGGGTTGTAACACTATTGCCGCGGCGGTCCACTAAGTAGGCAAACAGCTCTTTGGATTTCATTCTCTTGAAAATAAGAGGTTTTTCCCCTATAAACACATCAAATCCTCCAAAGGTCTTGACCGTCACCTTTTCCGGTTCCCGCCTTTGCTCTGTCGGCCCGCCTTTTTTCCAGCTGCGAATGTATTCGAGTTCCTTTGTAACGTCCTCGGCTGCCGCCGGTTTGAGCAGATATCCGGACGCTCTCACTTGAAAAGCATCTACAGCATACTGCTGGTATCCTGTAACAAATACCACTGCCGCATCAGGTTGGATATCCTTAAGCTTTTTGGCCAGGATGATCCCGTTCATGCTTCCCAATTCCACATCTAAGAAGGCGGCGTCGATGGGATTGGTTTTCACAAATTCCAGAGCTTTGCTGGGAAGGGTAAATGCCACGCATTCCCCTTCAGGATCTGCTTCCTGGATGGCATCGCAAAGCTCTTGAAGCGGAAACGGTTCGTCGTCTACTGCTAAAATTCTCATGATGTTTTTCCTTCCTTTGGAATGGTAATTGTAATAGTCGTTCCTTTTCCTAATATGCTGTCTATCTCAAGACTCCCTCTACACATGGATTTTAAACGGTATTTGACATTTTGCAATCCAATGTGGGGCCTGTCGCCGTTTGATGGGACAGATGGGTCAAATCCCACTCCGTCGTCCATCACTGTGATGACAAAATCGGTATCGGTTTCCCATGTGGAAAGTTGAACTGTCCCACCCTCTTCCCGGCGCATAACGCCGTGACGCACAGCGTTTTCCACCAGCGGCTGAAGCGTCAGAGACGGCAGGACAAAGTCGGTGACTTCCATATCGTACTCCACCTTAAGCCGATCTCCAAACCGCTTTTGTTCCAACTGAAAATAATTGACTACATGCTCCAGTTCTTTCTCAAACAGAATGGGGCGTTTATCGGTGAGAGAATCGATGTTGGCCCGCAGAAAACGGGAGAATTCTTGGGTGGTTTGCTTGGCTTTGACCGGATCTGCGGTACAAAGATGGCTGATGGCCGTCAGACAGTTAAACAAAAAATGAGGCTGAATCTGGCTGAGCATCATATCGATACGGGCTTCCGCCAATTCTTTTTCCCTTTTCCGTATCAGCAATTCCCGATCCCATTGGAGATTGACAAAAATCAGCAAAATAGACAGTGTAGCTCCTGCATTCACCAACGCTACACCGTAAAAGACGATCTGGAAAATCTCGGCTGTAACCGGCAAAATAATATAACTGAGAAAAAATAGTTTTTCCTTCCAGTTCAGATAGCGGCGGCATGACAGTAAAATACACAGTCCCACCGCATACAACAGCACCGGTATGAGCTGAGACACAAAAAACCAGTCCCCACGTTCATAAACATTTTGATCCGTGATGGTAAAGTACATCCCTGTAACAGGAGACAACACACTCAATATAATTTGAAGGACCGTCAAACACAAAGACACCTTCCAATAGATCGCATTCACTTTGACTTTAGGGGATAAGTATTCGGCCATATACCCGATGAAAAACAACAAAAGTGGGCCGGAACACGCAAAATACAGTGCACTTGCCGAAGGGAGCAGTATCAGGGATCCCGCGTCCATTTTTCCATCGCAGGCCCAGTTTGGGATATCCCCCAACAGCATCAGCAGATTAAATCCGCATATCATCAGGAACATCTGGCCCAGACGGCTGGTTTTGACCCGCTGCTGCGTCAACAGATATCCTATGAGCACCATCATAACGGTGGCACAACAGATATCAATGGTGATATTTACCGCATACAACGCACCATCCCCTCCCCTCTGATTTTCCTGATCTATCGTATCTGTTATTATACACCATTTTGTATCGATATCATATCTCGATTGATCATTCTTTGTGAAACATTTCTTTAAAAAAGGCCCTTTCTCTAAGCCTCAGCTAAGGATGACGGGATATACTAATGCCAATTCATCCATACAAGAAAGGAGTGAACATATGAATTTTCGACACGAGTGGAAACACGAGATCAATGCTTTGGATCTTTTAGTGCTTCGTCAACGGCTCCGCG
This genomic window contains:
- a CDS encoding response regulator produces the protein MRILAVDDEPFPLQELCDAIQEADPEGECVAFTLPSKALEFVKTNPIDAAFLDVELGSMNGIILAKKLKDIQPDAAVVFVTGYQQYAVDAFQVRASGYLLKPAAAEDVTKELEYIRSWKKGGPTEQRREPEKVTVKTFGGFDVFIGEKPLIFKRMKSKELFAYLVDRRGNSVTTREACGILFEDDAYDENQSGYFRSLVSDLRKTLGDAGVGDILIRSRNSLAIDPDKLDCDAYRFLQGDPVAVNSYHRDYMICYSWSEFSVGLFEPEL
- a CDS encoding sensor histidine kinase, translating into MYAVNITIDICCATVMMVLIGYLLTQQRVKTSRLGQMFLMICGFNLLMLLGDIPNWACDGKMDAGSLILLPSASALYFACSGPLLLFFIGYMAEYLSPKVKVNAIYWKVSLCLTVLQIILSVLSPVTGMYFTITDQNVYERGDWFFVSQLIPVLLYAVGLCILLSCRRYLNWKEKLFFLSYIILPVTAEIFQIVFYGVALVNAGATLSILLIFVNLQWDRELLIRKREKELAEARIDMMLSQIQPHFLFNCLTAISHLCTADPVKAKQTTQEFSRFLRANIDSLTDKRPILFEKELEHVVNYFQLEQKRFGDRLKVEYDMEVTDFVLPSLTLQPLVENAVRHGVMRREEGGTVQLSTWETDTDFVITVMDDGVGFDPSVPSNGDRPHIGLQNVKYRLKSMCRGSLEIDSILGKGTTITITIPKEGKTS